Proteins from a single region of Theobroma cacao cultivar B97-61/B2 chromosome 10, Criollo_cocoa_genome_V2, whole genome shotgun sequence:
- the LOC18586996 gene encoding uncharacterized protein LOC18586996, translating into MATNPPTNVQFTNSSDEILYLNAVNIWVGPPQSYIPLKVPVGPTLGVTQQGSVVGIEYKFKDNYSLIVAWINNGVSNKVYAQILPAGTGSQSVQWAQIKESVEKSGNSFDTAYLYGYRCALVIDTVGATPTLGATFSQAT; encoded by the exons ATGGCTACCAATCCTCCCACAAATGTCCAGTTTACCAACTCTTCTGACGAAATACTATATCTGAATGCCGTCAACATCTGGGTTGGGCCTCCGCAGTCTTATATTCCATTGAAAGTTCCAGTTGGGCCAACGTTGGGGGTTACTCAGCAAGGTTCAGTTGTAGGCATTGAGTACAAATTCAAGGACAACTATTCGTTGATTGTTGCCTGGATCAACAATGGAGTCTCCAACAAG GTGTATGCTCAGATCCTTCCAGCCGGAACCGGTTCTCAGTCTGTGCAATGGGCTCAAATCAAAGAAAGTGTTGAAAAATCAGGCAACTCCTTCGACACTGCTTACCTATATGGATACAGGTGTGCTCTTGTAATTGATACAGTCGGCGCTACGCCAACACTAGGGGCAACATTTTCCCAGGCAACATAA